The nucleotide window ATTGATGCTTTAGATCGTAACATAATCTAGATCTGATTGAAGTTTTATTTGAATGTGTAGCTGCTTGCAATCATTTTATGATCTAGCTCTCTACCCTCATTACGGTAACACCTTTATTAATCGCTTTACAACAAATTATTGAGGCTATTTGGCATGTCGACGGTCCAAAACTTGATGTGGGTAGAAAAGTACAGACCTCTAAAGTTAGAGGATATGGTGAATCAGAAGCCCGTTGTCGAGCGTTTACTTTCGATGTTAAAATCTCCCAATGAGATGCCCCATCTACTCTTTACCGGTCCGCCTGGTGTTGGGAAGACTACCGCTGCTCTATGTGTAGCGAGAGCGATAATGAACGATTATTGGAGAGATTATACTTTGGAATTGAATGCCTCTGATGAAAGAGGCATTAATACAGTGAGAGAAAGGATAAAAACCTTTGCCCGATATGCCGATAGGCGTGTGGATATTCCATTCCGAATCATCATACTCGATGAAGTCGATGCGATGACGAGTGATGCCCAAACGGCATTGAGAAGGATTATGGAGACGAGCTCTAATATATGTAGATTTATACTGATAGCGAATTATAGTTCAGCGATCATCGAGCCTATTCAGAGTAGGTGTGCCATCCTGCGTTTCTCTCAACTTGAGGAGAAGGATGTTGTGGAGTACTTGGAGAAGATATGCAAGTTAGAGAATTTGAAGTATAAAAGAGAGGCTCTATCATTGATTTATGAAGTTTCTGAAGGAGATTTGAGACATGCGATCAATATACTTCAAGCGGCCGCTACGATCGGCGTGGTCGATGTAGAGAATGTAAAGAGGACTACTGGCATTTCAGCGAAGGCCAAAGTGAATGAAATCGTGAATCTTGCCCTTAAAGGTAGAATCGAAGAATCGAGAAACGAATTGATAAAGTTGATCAGGGTATATGGGATGTTAGAGCGGGACTTTCTCAAGTATGCCCACGATGCTATATTAAGGATGAAGCTACCAAATTCTCATGAAGCTGCGAGGGTGATGGCAGAGTATGATTATCGATTGATCATGGGTGCCCATCCAGAGATACAGTTATCGGCGCTATTGGCGGAGTTGGGTAGAATAGGTAAAGAGGCCGGGTTTGGTAAAGAAGGTAATTAGTTGAGGTAGAGGATTGTGAAGTTAAATCTACCTCGTGGTATGCGTGACCTCGATCCCGAAACTTACTTACTAATCGAGAAGGTTCGAAGTGTATTCATGGATGTTTGTAGATTGTACGACTTTAAGATCATGGAACCATCTCCCATCGAATTAGTATCTACTCTGAAGATGAAGAGCGGGCCTGCGATCCTAGACGAAATATACTACTTTAAAGATAAAAGTGGTCGAGATGTTGGATTAAGGTTCGATCTCACCGTAGGGTTGACACGTTACGTGGTATCACACCGTGAACTTCCCCTCCCTATAAAGTTGGGTGCATTTGGAGGTATGTGGAGATACGATGAACCTCAATATGGGCGCTATAGATGGTTCCATCAATGGAATATAGAGATCTACGGTTCGAAGAGTGTCGAGGCCGATGCCGAGGTGATAGACTTCACATCGACCATGATGAATAAGTTGGGCCTCACTAACACCTCAATAGAGGTTGGTGATAGAAGTGTAGTGGAAGAATTTATCAGATCAAAGTTAAAGATCGATGATAAATCGAGAATACTAGAGATGTTAAGGGCACTCGATAAAGTGGGCAGAAAGGGTGTAAGTGTAGTCCTTGAGGAATATAGTAGTAATGAGGCCGAGAGGAAGGGTCTTGAAGATTTGATTCGATTCGGCGAAATCAAAGGGAGGGCTGAGGATGTTTTGAATCGATTAAGAGATTTAGGGTTAAAATCTCAAACGAATCTTGAGCAACTTGTAGATTCATTAAATTCAAGAGGGATTCATAATGTACTGTTAAATATGGGCATCGTGAGAGGGATCGATTACTATACAGGGATCGTCTTTGAGGTCTTTGATAGGGAAGATATCGAATTGGGCGCACTCGCTGGTGGTGGGAGGTATGACGTACTACCCGAGGTATTCGGGAGGCCAGATATGGGGGCTACAGGCGTGGCTGGCGGTGTTGAGAGAATATCACTCGCTCTAAAGAAGATGGGTAATCTGGCCAAATTTGATGGTATAAGAGTGTATGTAGCCTATGCGAAGCCTGAGCTGATTACTCATGCGAGCAAAATCACCTCCGTGCTGAGGCGTAATGGTATACCTGCAGATATGGATATTTCGAATAAGAGTTTAAGGCGCCAGATGGAGATGGCCTCTTTAAAATCTGCCAAATACGTGGTTTTGATCGCTCCGAAAGAGTATTCGGAGGGGAGTGTGGTTTTAAGGGATATGAATTCAGGGGAAGAGAGGGTGATAAAGGTAGATGATTTGCTCTCTTCTTTAAGAGAAGGTAAATAGCTAGGAAAAAGGGGAAGGGAGGGAGGAGTAAGAAATAAGTTTAGATGTTAGTAATATGTTATTAATTGCTTACAGAAGCAAATTTTAGAATAGATCATGAGTATGTATACGTTGAAGGGTACGAGAATTATAAAGATAGATCCCGCAAATATAGATAAGGAGTTAATAAGGTTAGCTGCAAATGTAATAAAGGATGGAGGTACCGTAGCATTCCCAACGGAGACCGTTTATGGTTTGGGCGCTAATGCCTTAGATTCTGATGCAGTAATAAAGATATTCAAAGCAAAGAATAGGCCTATGGATAATCCTATAATCGTCCATATAGCGAATAGAGATACGTTAAATCTGTTGGCAGTAGAGGTTCCTGATTTTGTAGATAAATTGATTGAGAGGTTCTGGCCCGGCCCTTTAACATTCATATTAAAAGCATCTAAAATCGTGCCGAAGGTAACTACAGGAGGTTTGGATACGATCGCTATAAGGATGCCCAATCATAAGGTAGCGTTGGCTTTGATAGAAGAATCCAAGGTGCCCCTCGCTGCACCCAGTGCCAATTTGGCAGGCAGACCGAGCCCCACATCGGTGGAGCATGTTATAGAAGACCTTGCGGGAAGGATCGATTTGATAATAGACTCAGGCCCTACCAATATAGGTATAGAGTCCACGGTCTTAGATGTAAGTGGAGATGTCCCCACGATATTAAGACCTGGAGGTGTAACCTTGGAAGATCTGAGGGAGGTGATAAGAGAGGTGAAGTTACATCCGGCAGTTACATCTAAGATAGAGGTAGAAAGGCCATTATCACCGGGTATGAAGTATAGACATTATGCACCGAAGGCAGAGATGTTGGTTGTAGAAGGAGAGGAATTATCGGTTAAAGAGAAGGTCCAGGAAATCGTCAATAAAAATGTAGCGATAGGTAAGTCCGTTGGTATATTGACCTTTGATGAGAATAAAGGTATCTATAGGAATGCGATTATCAAATCCTTGGGGAGTAGACAAGATTTAAAGTCTGCAGCTAAAAGGCTCTTCAGCCTCTTAAGAGAATTCGATAAAGAGCATGTAGATTTAATAGTGGCCGAAGGTGTAACGGAGGAAGGGTTAGGACTCGCTCTGATGAATAGATTGAGAAAGGCATCCGGATATAGAATAGTAAAGGTGTGAGTATGATATTGTCAACAATCTTATGATCACACTGTAGATTCTAAGATCGATTACCCTTTTTTATTAAGACATCTCTCAAACCTAATCTCTTTATCTTTAATACTTAGCACGACCGAAGATTTCGGTCATCTCTTTAAATCTTTGAAGATCATCAGACATCAACTGTTCAACGGTAACTCTCCATTCCCAGTTGTGTAGAGTTGAGGATGGACGGTTCATTCTTGCCTCAGAACCTAGCGATAGTATATCTTGCATTGGTATGATACTTAAATTGGCTACAGAGATCATCGATAGTCTGATGAATTCCCAGCTCACATTCTCTTCCGACAATTCTCTACCCACATACTTGAAGAGCATAGCTTTCTCCTTCTGGGTCGCCTCTTCTAAAAACCAACCCTTTACCGTATTGGTATCGTGAGTCCCCGTAAGAACTACTGAATTCTTCGAGTGGTTATGTGGTAAATATGGATTATCGGGCGAACCATCGAATGCGAATAAGAGAACCCTCATACCCGGAATTCCAAGTCTATTCATAGCCTCTCTCACATCAGGTGTTATCACGCCCAGATCTTCAGCTATAAATGGTAGATTTGGAAAATGTCTGACGAGTGTTTTGAAGAATTCCTCGGATGGTGTCTTGACCCACTCCCCATTCGCTGCTGTATCCGAGTGTGCTGGAACCTCCCAGTAGGCGAGGAAGCCTCGAAAATGATCAAGGCGTAACAAATCATAGAGTTTTAAATTATGCTTTATTCGATTCATCCACCATTCGAAATCTGTTTCTTTCAATCGTTCCCAATCGTAT belongs to Nitrososphaerales archaeon and includes:
- a CDS encoding L-threonylcarbamoyladenylate synthase produces the protein MSMYTLKGTRIIKIDPANIDKELIRLAANVIKDGGTVAFPTETVYGLGANALDSDAVIKIFKAKNRPMDNPIIVHIANRDTLNLLAVEVPDFVDKLIERFWPGPLTFILKASKIVPKVTTGGLDTIAIRMPNHKVALALIEESKVPLAAPSANLAGRPSPTSVEHVIEDLAGRIDLIIDSGPTNIGIESTVLDVSGDVPTILRPGGVTLEDLREVIREVKLHPAVTSKIEVERPLSPGMKYRHYAPKAEMLVVEGEELSVKEKVQEIVNKNVAIGKSVGILTFDENKGIYRNAIIKSLGSRQDLKSAAKRLFSLLREFDKEHVDLIVAEGVTEEGLGLALMNRLRKASGYRIVKV
- the hisS gene encoding histidine--tRNA ligase, producing MKLNLPRGMRDLDPETYLLIEKVRSVFMDVCRLYDFKIMEPSPIELVSTLKMKSGPAILDEIYYFKDKSGRDVGLRFDLTVGLTRYVVSHRELPLPIKLGAFGGMWRYDEPQYGRYRWFHQWNIEIYGSKSVEADAEVIDFTSTMMNKLGLTNTSIEVGDRSVVEEFIRSKLKIDDKSRILEMLRALDKVGRKGVSVVLEEYSSNEAERKGLEDLIRFGEIKGRAEDVLNRLRDLGLKSQTNLEQLVDSLNSRGIHNVLLNMGIVRGIDYYTGIVFEVFDREDIELGALAGGGRYDVLPEVFGRPDMGATGVAGGVERISLALKKMGNLAKFDGIRVYVAYAKPELITHASKITSVLRRNGIPADMDISNKSLRRQMEMASLKSAKYVVLIAPKEYSEGSVVLRDMNSGEERVIKVDDLLSSLREGK
- a CDS encoding replication factor C small subunit, which codes for MSTVQNLMWVEKYRPLKLEDMVNQKPVVERLLSMLKSPNEMPHLLFTGPPGVGKTTAALCVARAIMNDYWRDYTLELNASDERGINTVRERIKTFARYADRRVDIPFRIIILDEVDAMTSDAQTALRRIMETSSNICRFILIANYSSAIIEPIQSRCAILRFSQLEEKDVVEYLEKICKLENLKYKREALSLIYEVSEGDLRHAINILQAAATIGVVDVENVKRTTGISAKAKVNEIVNLALKGRIEESRNELIKLIRVYGMLERDFLKYAHDAILRMKLPNSHEAARVMAEYDYRLIMGAHPEIQLSALLAELGRIGKEAGFGKEGN